CGTCGGCCGTCGTCGCGGCGTCGGGGACTGACATATCCAGTACCCGTCGCTTCGTTGACTTATAGTTCCCGCAACCGACCGCTGACGGTCGCCTCGGGGACGGTACCGGCCGCTCGGAAGCGGTGCACGCGCATACAGGCGCCGAGCGCAAGACCGTCGTTCCCGTCACGATACTATAGTAGCCACTGACAGTCAGTGCACACCCGATCGCACGACAGGAGCGAGCGAAGCAAGCGAGAACCGCGCACAGTGCGATCGGTGTGGAAATCGTTTCAGTTGTTACTATAGCGATGAACGTTCGACGACTCACCGGTATTCGAGGCGGCGGACAGGGACTCGCGGAGCAGGTGATCGTGATCACCGGCGCCTCGTCGGGCATCGGGCTGACGACCGCGCGGATGGCGGCGGACCGCGGTGCGCGCGTCGTCCTCGCGGCGCGGAGCCAGGACGCCCTGCGGGAGGCGACCGAGGGGATCGAGGACGAGGGCCACGTCGCCGAGTCGAGTCTCTACACCCGGCTCCGAAAGCGCGGGCGGACGCCGAGCGGGGCGGTCCTCGGTCTCGGCGTCGCCGGGATTCTCTACGCAAGGTACGGGGCGCTTCGCAGCGAGGATCGGTAGTCGATCGCGGCCGGTTGAAACCGCCGGCCGATCGTTGGACGCCGTCTCGAACCGCGTGACGGACGCGTTCCTCCTTACGTCGTCCCGGACTCGCCCTCGAGTCGGTCGTAGTTACCGTCGACGACCTCGAGGACCGCGATCAGGGCGCCGACGATAACGGGACCGAAAAACAGGCCCATGACGCCGAACGCGTAGATCCCCCCGAGCACGCCCACGATGATCACGGCGGGACTGATCTCGGCGTAGCGGTCGACGACGATCGGGCGAAGGTAGTCGTCGGAGACGCCGACGATGATCGTGCTGTAGACGGTGAGCGCCACGGCGAGCGCCGGCTGACCGGTCAGGAAGAGGTAGATCGCGGCGGGGCCCCACACCAGCGGCGCACCGATGAGCGGCACGAGCGCGAGGATGACCATGACGAACGTCCAGAACGCGGCGTTCGGGATACCGACTGCGAACAGCCCCAGACCGGCGATGACGCCCTGGATGATCGCGATCAGGACGTGACCGGCCATGACGGCCCACATGACCTCGTCGAGTTCACCGTAGAGGTCGTCCTGAACGTCGCTCGGCAGCGGCGTGATACTGCGGATCCAGCCCATCAGCTCTTCTCCCTCCTTGAGCAGATAGTAGAGCAGGAACAGCGCCAGCCCGAAGCCGATCACTGCGTGAGTGACCGCGCTGAACCAGGCCGTCGCCTGTTCGAGCACGATCGTGCCGACCTGCTGGGTCGAGTCGGCGGCGGTGCCGACCAGGTCGACGCTCATCCCGGTCCGGTCCTGGATTATCCGCTCGAGTTCGTCCAGTTGAACCGTATCGGAGTCGAGACGCTGGACGATGTTCGCGGCGTCTTCGGCGATCACCGCGGCGACGAGCACGAACGGGACGATGAACCCGACGACCGCGAGGCCGACGAGCGAGAACGCGGCGATCGCCGGCGAGACGTGCCCCTCGAGGCGCTTCTGAAGCGGAAAGAGCACGAACCCGAGCAGGACCGCCAGGAGAACGTACTGGAGAAAGGGAACGACGAGTTGCCAGGTGAGATACGCGAAGATCGTGACGAGGGCGAGAAGATATCCCTTGCTGAGATTCACGGATTAGCCATCGGCGGTCACGAAGATAAAACCGAACCCGACATATTCCAACAGAAGAGTGTCGTAGACAGCCGCAACACGGCTTCAAGGGTCTGGTTGGCCAAGTACGGCACGGATGTCTACCCAGCTCGATCCCCTCTCTCTATCGGCGGATCTTCTGTACACGGTCAAGACCGAGGGGACTCACGACTGGTTGCGAACGCACCTGGCGACGCTCGATCGATCCCGGCTGGAACGGGCCCTCTCCAGTCGCGAGCAGCGGCTCTCGTTCTGGCTCAACTGCTACAACGCCTACGCTCAACTACTGCTCGAGGAGACCCCGGAACTGCTCGAGGGCGGCATCGTCGACCGCTGGAAGTTCTTCGTTCGGGATCGGATCCCCGTCGCCGGCGTCTGGCTGAGCCTCAACGACGTTCTGCACGGGATGCTTCGACGTTCGAAACACCCCTGGGGGTTCGGGTACGTACCGCGCCCGTTCCCCTCACCGTTCGAACGGCGGTTTCGTCTCGAGATGTGCGAGCCGCGGGTCCACTTTGCGGTCAGCCGCGGTAGTGAGCACTGTCCGCCGGTCGCGGTCTACTCCGCGGACGACGTCGACGAGGAACTGGACATCGCGATCCGGTGGTACTTAGAGGAGACCGTCAGCTACGACGCCGACGACGATACGGCGACGATCCCGCGGCTCTTCCGGCGGTACCGCGGCGACTTCGGCGGCAAACGCGGGATTCGCGAGTTCCTCCGCGAGTACGACGCGATCCCCTCGGACGCGACGCCGTCGCTCGAGTACGAACGACTCGATCGACGCGACGGCTTCGACCTCGACGAGTTCGCCGACCGGTGAGTCCGGCGTTTCCCGGTCGATGAGCCGTTACGACGCGTCGCGGCGTTCGATACGCGCGGTCGGCGCGTTTCGCATGACGCCGCGCGCCGCTCGCTCGGCGTTCGACCGCGAGGTGTACCCCTCGCCGCTGTCGGCGATGATGTTCCCGTTCCAGTGGACCAGCCGCCAGCGCCACTCGTCGGCGCGGTCCCGGTACACCTCGAAGCGACTCCGTCGGCCGTCCTCCTGACTGATCTCGACTCGCTCGCTCTCGCTCGCGCCGTCCGACTCGTCACCCTCCGGGTCCGCAACGCGAACGCTGGTTCCGTCGGGATCGTCCCACTCGAGTTCGAACTCGAGTTCGGTTATCTCCTCCTCGTGCTCGGCCTCGATCTCGGCGACGACCCTGGCGGGGACGTCGACGCTGAGGCGAGTCTCCGCCGTGTGCAGTTCGACGGTGGTCCCGTCCTCGAGCGCGTCCGCGAACTCGCGGAAGATCTCGGCCAAGTCGGCTCGGTCGTAGGCGTGCTCGAGTTCGAACAGCGTGTCTGCCATACCCACCCCTAGGAGACGCGTCCGGTTAGCGCTTTCACCGGCGTCCTCGACGCGGTGCTCGACGGAGCCGCTTCGTCTCGAGACCGCTGCGTCGAAAGCGACCGTCAACTACCGGTGGAAATGGCGGAAAGCGTATCGCTGGGTGTGGAGATCGATCAGCCCTGGTGGAAACCGCGTCCACGACGCCACACGGGTTTGGCCGCGTGCAGTTTGCGTCCACCTGCTACGTCGGTCTCGGCGTCGCCAGTACGCTGGCGGTGATCGCGCACGGTCTTGCCGCCCGAACTCGCGTTCGTCGCGTTCCTCGCCGCGTGCGCCGCCCCCCTCGTTCCGTTCCGACCTCCGTTTCGACGGCTTCACCCACCAGCTCCGACGACTGACTCGGTGAGAAACCGATATCGGCGAGGCTGGCGGCGTCAACGGTGATCTCGACGAAAACCTTGGTTCGGCCGGTTACAGCTCCGTCGTGGCCTCGAGCGCGATGTCGATCGCGCGGCCGACGTTGTTCTTCGCCTTCTCGGGGAGTTCGTCGTCCTCGGTATCGGTCCCCTTCTGGGTTCCCTCGACGAGGTTGCCGTCGACGGTACAGATCGCGCCCGCGCGGAGTCCGCGCCGACGCGCCAGCGTGAAGACCGCGGCGGCCTCCATCTCGACCGAGAGCATCCCTCCGGCTTCCCAGTTCTCGACGTACTCCTCGGTCTCGGCGTAGTAGGCGTCGTCGGAGGCGATCGGTCCGACGTGGACGTCTTCGTTATTGGCTTCGGCGGAGTCGACGAGCGACGAGAGAACCCCGTAATCGGGGACCGCCGGGTACTCGACGTCCTCGTACCGCTTCGAGGTCCCCTCGTTCTTTGCCGCGCCGGTCGCGACGATCATGTCGCCGATCTCGATGTCGGACTGGAGCGCGCCGGTCGTCCCGACGCGGATGAACGTCTCGACGCCGACGTTCGCCATCTCCTCGAGCGCGATGGCCGCGGAGGGACAGCCGATCCCGGTCGAGCAGATCGTCAGCTCCCGATCGCCGTACGTCGCGTTGACGACCTTGTACTCGCGGTTCTGGGCGACGGTCTCCGCCTCGTCACAGTGGTCGGCGATGCGGTCGACGCGGCCCGGATCGCCCGGGATGAGCGCGATATCGGAAAGCTCTCCGTCGTCGACCAGCAGGTGTGGCTGCGTTGCCATACGCCCGCGTTCCGCGGGCGTCGAGAAAAAAGATTCGAGGACGAGTCCCGACCGTCCACCGGTCGGCGATCCTCGACGCCATCCCTGGCCCCCACCAAGGGTCGATCGAATCGAACGGCAAGTTACCTGGACGGATACACCTCGACCTTGTCGGATCTGACAGCGACCGTGAGCTCGTCGACCTCGAACACGACTTTGCCGATCGACCGGTCGTGTCCGCTGTGAGTGGTCCCGAAGAGCGAATCGAGCGCTTCGGGATCGACGTAGTCGTACAGCCGGACGCTAGATGCGGTAACGTCCTCGCCGTGGTATGCTGCCAGGGCCGTTGCAACGGCGATACTTGGCGGTTCGTTCTCGTTTCGATCGTACTGGACGCGCTGACCGAATTCGCATCCAGGGGACTCTCCTCTCGTTCGTTCCTTCATGTCTCTCAGTCACGTCTCCGTGACTACCCGTGCGAGTGGCCAACGCCACTTGACAAATAGGTACCGCTACCTAACACCGATTGAGAATCGTCGGACGCGTGCCGTTCGTCCGTCACTCGACCGTCATTCGTGTGTCTGACACGTGCACTTCTCCTGTCATACGGAAGTGTATAAAGAACTACCGCTCAGTGGCGGTCCGCGAGAAACGACTCGACCTCCGCTGCGGACGGAACGTTGCGTGCCCCCTCTCGGATCGCCGTGAGCGCACCGCAGGCGTTCGCGTACTCGAGCGCTCGTTCGACGTCGAACTCGTCGCCGTCCAGGGGCACGCCCGCTATCGTCGTTGCGATAAATCCGGCGGCGAAGGCGTCGCCAGCTCCGGCCGTATCGACCGACTCGATCTCGAATCCGGGATGGACGAAGGTTCCGTCCGGCGTGTGCACCTCCGCGCCGTCGGCACCGTGTTTGACGACGACCATCTGGTCGACGAAATCTGACCCGATGTACTCGTCCTCGAGCATCGTTTCGGCCTCCCGATCGTTCACGAAGATGATGTCGGCCAGCGAGAGCGCCTCGCCGTAGTCGCGGTCGTCGAGACGGCGGCCGGGATCGAAACTGACGACGAGATCGGCCTCGCTCGCGATCGACGCGATTTCCGCCGCGGTATCCGGCCGCTGGCTCGTCAGGTGAACGTGGTTCGCCGCCCGGATGCGTTCCGGATCGAGATCCGCCGGCGTCACGGCTTCGTTGACGCCGTCGTTGCCGAGGACCGCGACCTCGCCGCTGTCTTCCACCAGCAGGTACTTGACCGCCGTGTTCGCCCCGTCGACGATCCGTACGCCGTCCATCGAGACCCCGGCCTCCTCGAGTTCGTGGCGAGCGAGCAGTCCGTTGTCGTCGTCGCCGACGCTTCCGATGAGTCCGGCGTCGATCTCGAGTCCGGCGAGGGTCGCGGCGACGTTCGCGGCGCTCCCGCCGCCGGACTGGTGCTGTGAGCGGATCGACGCTTCGCCGTCGGCGGCGGGGAGTCGATCGATACGTAGCGTCACGTCCCAGTTGACGTGACCGGCAGTGAGGACCGTAACCATAGTAGATCGGGGATATCGGGCAGACGATTTCAGCGCCTAAAAGTCTAGGTGACGAGGAACAGCAACACGTTGTGAATTCCGGGGCCGAGTCCGACCGCGGCGACCAGCGCGAGGAGCGCTCGCGCCTGCCGCGGCGCGTCCTCGACGTAGTCCTTGAACAGGCCGACGATCGCCAGCGCCAGCGCGACCTTTACGACGATGAACAGCCAGCCGCCGCCGATGTAGTCGGCGGTCGGAAGGGAGCTGCCGGCCTCGAGGAGTATCTGCGAGACGGGAACCTCCTCGCCGGCGCCGAGGACGTCGTAGCCGATGGCCGTCGAGACGCCGTCCAGCGCGTGACCGAAGACCACCAGCGCGCCCGTCGTTCCCGTGACGGCGGCGACGTCGGTAAACCAGAGGCTGAGCGCGATCCAGGCCAGCGCCGTCACGATTCCGGTGACGACGACGGCGATGACGGGCCAGAACGGCTCGAAAAGCCCCTCTTCCCAGCGAACCGTGATGGTAATCGTCGCGAACGTGACGAAGAAGCCGGTGCCGACGACGCCGACGACTCGCTCGATGGTCGACAGGAGTCCGCCCGCGTGGAGAAAGATCCCGATCAGCCAGACGACGCCGGCGACGAGAGCCGTCACCGCGTAGACGCTCGGCGTACTGAACAGCACGGCGATGCTGTCGGGGTACGCCTCGAGCCGGTAGAGCACGTGTAACGTCGAGCCGAACATCATCCACGGTGCGAACGCGAGCACCGTCCGATCGGTCACCGGCGGACCGATCGCCCACAGCAATGCGACGACACCCACCAGCACCACGACGAGCGGGACGAGTAGCTGCCACGGTGGAACCGTAAACCCCTCTGGAAGCACCATACGTGCACACTGGCACACAGCAGTGACTAACAGTTTCCGATTAGGTATCGGACGCGAAGACGGTCGTCCCCTCGAGCGCCGTCGACGCCGAGGGCGCTACGTCGGCCCGTCGACGTTCACGACCCACGGCTCCCCGCCGCAGAGCCAGATGATTCCGGCGTGGGTCTCGTCGGTCGGATTCGTATCGCGGTGGATCAGCCCCCGCGGAACGTGGAAACACTCGCCGATCTCGATCCGCGCGACCCGCTCGCCCGCCGGGCCGTACTCGGTTTCGCTCGGCCCGTCGACGGCGTAGCCGAAGTACGCGTTGTCCCCGTGGTGGTGCCAGCCGGCGGCGGCACCGCCCGCCGCCCGGACGCGCATCGGAAGGACGTCACCGCCGGGGAACGGCGTCTCCCGGACCAGATCCGGACTCTCGACCGTCGGAACGAGGTCCTCCGGTCCGACGACGTCCACCGCCGCGCTCTCGTCGCCGGTGACCGGCGGATCGACCGCCGTCGCAGCCGCGTCACCGTCGACGACGGCGAGCGCCTCGAGCGATTCGCTCCCGGCGGCGTACTGACGGGCCGCGCCGGCGGGAACGCGGAAGAAATCGTCCGCTGACACCGCCGTCGGTCGCTCGTCTCCGGCGCCCGCGACGGTTCCGCGGCCGGCACAAACCCAGCCGTAGACCGCCCCTTTGCGGCGGAACCACGACGATTCGTCGATACGGAGCGCGACAAGCCGTCGGTCGTCGACTCGAAAGGCGGTCCGTTCGACGAGACCCGCGACCGGTTCTTCCGGTTCGGCAGCCGTCGGATCGACGACTCGAATCTCATCGCTCATGGTGTGCGGTAGCGTCGGTCCCGCATTACTACTGTCGGAGAATCGAACCCGACGGCCGTCCGGTGGTCTACGCCTCCCAGGGCTCGCCCGTCGTGTCTCCGAACAGCTCTCGCATGAGCGTGACGACGCTCTCGGGCGGGAACTGACCGCGCTCGGTGACGATGGCGTCGACGTACCGGGGCGGGGTGACGTCGAAGCCGGGGTTCTCGACGACCAGGCCCTCGTCGGCCGGGTCGCCGCCGGTGATGTCGGCGCGCTCGGCTTCGGAGAGCACCTCGGTCTCGTCGCGCATCTCGATCGCGACGGTGTGGCCGGTCATCGTGTCGGGGTGGAGCTTGATCGTCTGGGCGGCGACCATCACCGGCACGCCGCGCTCGCGGGCGTTCACGGCGAGGCCGCTGGTCCCGATCTTGTTGATGACGCTGCCGTCGGCGGCGATGCTGTCCGCGCCGACCAGGACGTGGTCCGCGTCGTCCAGGTAGCGCCGGGCCGCGTTGTCGACGACCAGCGTCACTGGCACGTCCCACTCCCGGAGCTGGCGCGCCGTGATGTGGCCCTGTTTGCGCGGCCGCGTCTCCTTGACGATCGCCTCCACGTGCTTGCCGGCGTCGATCGCCGCCTCGACGCAGGAGAGGGCGTCCGTCGAGTGACAGTGGGTCATCACCACGTCGCCGTCGCGCAGGCGGTTCGCCCCGACCTCGCCGAGGCGCTCCTGGGCCTGCTCGAGTTCGTCCTGGAACTCCTCGGCCCGGTCGATCGTCGACTTCCGGAGTTCGGCGACGGTCTCGCCGTCCATCCCCTGGAGCACGTACCGGAGCGCGTTCGGCAGGCTCACGGCGGTCGGCCGGGTCTCGTAGAGTCGTCTGGCGGCGGCGCGCAACTGCGCACGAAACGCCGCGGGCGTCGCGGCGTCGGAACGGTCGGCCTGAACGGCGAGCGCCTCGGCTGCCGCGTCAGCGATCGTCGCGGCCCCCCGAATTTCCATCTCCGCGATGTCCTCGGCGGTGGTTTCGACAACCGTCTCGACGCCGGGATGTTCGTCAGCCATACCTGACGTAGCAGGTCAGGGCCAATAAGGGATCGGGCGGATTTTTGATGATTCGCGGCGTCGGTCCGCTATGGATCGCACCGATCTTGCGCCGCTGATCGACCACACCGTCCTCGGTCCCGAGACGACGCTGGCCGACGTCGAGGGAGTACTCGATGCGGCCTCCGAGCGCGGGATGAACGCCTGTATCCCGCCGTACGCGCTCGAGCACGCCGCCGAGTACGCGCCCGACGTGACGCTCGCGACCGTCGTCGGGTTCCCCCACGGCCAGAACGCGCCCCAGGTGAAACGCCGCGAGGGCGTCCTCGCCTGGAAGGCCGGCGCGGACGAACTCGACGTCGTGATCAACGTCGCCCGCCTGCAGGCGGGCGACCTCGAGGCGGTCGAAGCCGAACTCGCGGAACTCGTCGCCGCCGTTCCGATCCCGGTCAAGGTGATCATCGAGACCGCACTGCTGACCGACGAGGAGAAACGCCGGGCCTGCGAGGCGGCCCGCGAGGCGGACGCCGCGATGGTGAAGACCTCGACCGGCTTCGCAGATGGCGGTGCCGTCATCGAGGACGTCGAACTGATGAGCGAGTACCTCCCCGTGAAAGCCAGCGGCGGCGTCGGCAGCTACGACGAGGCGATGGCGATGATCGAGGCCGGTGCCGAACGGATCGGCGCCTCGAGCGGCGTGGACATTCTCGAGGGCGCGCCCGACTCGTCTGCATAGTCGCGATCGGTGGGTGGATTGCACTACTCAACGCCGTGACTGAAGCCGATTTGACCGATGTATTATCGACAGAGTGTGCGTCTACCGTTCTCGGCAGTGACCTCTAGTAGTCACTGAACGTCAGTGCACACCCGATCGGCGTCACCTCGAGGCCGACGCCACCGACCTCGCCCACGACGGGAGCGCGGTTCGGAGTCCGACGGGCGAGAACCGCGGGCTGTGCGATCGGTGTGGAACCCGTTTCAGTTGGTACTATAGCGCGTGTCAGCGGCGTTCGCCAGGAGGAACGCGGTAATGATGAGTCCGCCAAGGGCCACGCCGGGCAACGAGACCAGTTCCAGTGCCCCGACAATCAGCAAGAGACCGCTCAGTCCGGCCGCCGCAATGTACCAATCGGCGCCACCGCCTTCATCGGAGTCCGCGGAGTCAGGGGTCGGTCGAGCACTGCTGTCGTCCTCAGTTATCGACTCGAGATACGGGCGGAAGATCTCCAGACGATCGGTCGGCCGGACGAGTCCGCGGGACTTCTCGTACTCGATGACACCGCACTCGTCGAGTTTGGGGAGGTGCGATTGATACAGTGGAATATAGACTCGTTGATATTGATTGCGGGGTATCTCCGTAGTGGCAGTCTCACACTCGGCCGCTGCGACGTACTCGACGAGCTCGGTCATTCGAACGGGGCCCTCCGTCCGCAGCAGATATCGGATCGTCTCGCGTCGGCGGCGCGTCTGCAGGAGGTGAAAACGTTCGCTCTCCGAGAGGGCCTGCGTCTCGGATTGGGAATCGGAAGGGGCAGTGTTCGAACCCTGGGACCGACGTTCCGTTGTGAGTACCATTGGTGAGTAGCGGCAGGTTCCTCTGGTCTACCAGTCCCGATACTATGAGATAACTTCTGTTATAAATTTAGAGTAACAACACTACAGATTAGCACCACCTACTGGAGGGGGACGGGGCCGATTTCTACAGGCGGAGCAGGCCGAGTGCCTCGGGGTCGTTCGGAAGACCTTCGGTCTTCCGTGAGTGAGCAAACGCTTCGCGTTTGCGATCTATGCAAGACCTCTGGTCTTGCAGTATGACGAGAGAGCGACGCTCTCTCGAACCACTTGACCCCGAGGCGGTTCACGTAACGGGTGTTCCAGGAGTAGTCCCGAAACGGGAAATCCGCACTCCAAACGCCGCTGGTAGTAGCACGACACAACTCCCGTTCGATGCCCGCAGTTGCTCGAGCGCGACCGTCTACTCCGTCTCGAGCAGTTTAGAGACCAGCGGCGACTCGTCCTCGCCGAGCGCCGAGCGGACGAGCAGGTGAGCGCCGAGTTCGGCGAGGCTGACGACGTCGTCCGCGCCGGCGCGCTTGAGTTTGCGGGTGTTCTCGCGATCGGTCGCGGCGGTGACGATGCGGACGTCGGGTCGGAGTTCGCGGGCGGTCAGCACCGCCATCGCGTCCTGGGCGTCGTCGTTCGTCGCGACGAGGACGGCGCGAGCGTCGGCGA
This DNA window, taken from Natronococcus sp. CG52, encodes the following:
- a CDS encoding carbohydrate kinase family protein, coding for MVTVLTAGHVNWDVTLRIDRLPAADGEASIRSQHQSGGGSAANVAATLAGLEIDAGLIGSVGDDDNGLLARHELEEAGVSMDGVRIVDGANTAVKYLLVEDSGEVAVLGNDGVNEAVTPADLDPERIRAANHVHLTSQRPDTAAEIASIASEADLVVSFDPGRRLDDRDYGEALSLADIIFVNDREAETMLEDEYIGSDFVDQMVVVKHGADGAEVHTPDGTFVHPGFEIESVDTAGAGDAFAAGFIATTIAGVPLDGDEFDVERALEYANACGALTAIREGARNVPSAAEVESFLADRH
- a CDS encoding amphi-Trp domain-containing protein, which gives rise to MADTLFELEHAYDRADLAEIFREFADALEDGTTVELHTAETRLSVDVPARVVAEIEAEHEEEITELEFELEWDDPDGTSVRVADPEGDESDGASESERVEISQEDGRRSRFEVYRDRADEWRWRLVHWNGNIIADSGEGYTSRSNAERAARGVMRNAPTARIERRDAS
- a CDS encoding nucleoside phosphorylase, whose translation is MATQPHLLVDDGELSDIALIPGDPGRVDRIADHCDEAETVAQNREYKVVNATYGDRELTICSTGIGCPSAAIALEEMANVGVETFIRVGTTGALQSDIEIGDMIVATGAAKNEGTSKRYEDVEYPAVPDYGVLSSLVDSAEANNEDVHVGPIASDDAYYAETEEYVENWEAGGMLSVEMEAAAVFTLARRRGLRAGAICTVDGNLVEGTQKGTDTEDDELPEKAKNNVGRAIDIALEATTEL
- a CDS encoding DUF547 domain-containing protein, whose product is MSTQLDPLSLSADLLYTVKTEGTHDWLRTHLATLDRSRLERALSSREQRLSFWLNCYNAYAQLLLEETPELLEGGIVDRWKFFVRDRIPVAGVWLSLNDVLHGMLRRSKHPWGFGYVPRPFPSPFERRFRLEMCEPRVHFAVSRGSEHCPPVAVYSADDVDEELDIAIRWYLEETVSYDADDDTATIPRLFRRYRGDFGGKRGIREFLREYDAIPSDATPSLEYERLDRRDGFDLDEFADR
- the deoC gene encoding deoxyribose-phosphate aldolase, which codes for MDRTDLAPLIDHTVLGPETTLADVEGVLDAASERGMNACIPPYALEHAAEYAPDVTLATVVGFPHGQNAPQVKRREGVLAWKAGADELDVVINVARLQAGDLEAVEAELAELVAAVPIPVKVIIETALLTDEEKRRACEAAREADAAMVKTSTGFADGGAVIEDVELMSEYLPVKASGGVGSYDEAMAMIEAGAERIGASSGVDILEGAPDSSA
- a CDS encoding DUF63 family protein, giving the protein MVLPEGFTVPPWQLLVPLVVVLVGVVALLWAIGPPVTDRTVLAFAPWMMFGSTLHVLYRLEAYPDSIAVLFSTPSVYAVTALVAGVVWLIGIFLHAGGLLSTIERVVGVVGTGFFVTFATITITVRWEEGLFEPFWPVIAVVVTGIVTALAWIALSLWFTDVAAVTGTTGALVVFGHALDGVSTAIGYDVLGAGEEVPVSQILLEAGSSLPTADYIGGGWLFIVVKVALALAIVGLFKDYVEDAPRQARALLALVAAVGLGPGIHNVLLFLVT
- a CDS encoding HalOD1 output domain-containing protein, whose amino-acid sequence is MKERTRGESPGCEFGQRVQYDRNENEPPSIAVATALAAYHGEDVTASSVRLYDYVDPEALDSLFGTTHSGHDRSIGKVVFEVDELTVAVRSDKVEVYPSR
- a CDS encoding DUF7344 domain-containing protein, which codes for MVLTTERRSQGSNTAPSDSQSETQALSESERFHLLQTRRRRETIRYLLRTEGPVRMTELVEYVAAAECETATTEIPRNQYQRVYIPLYQSHLPKLDECGVIEYEKSRGLVRPTDRLEIFRPYLESITEDDSSARPTPDSADSDEGGGADWYIAAAGLSGLLLIVGALELVSLPGVALGGLIITAFLLANAADTRYSTN
- a CDS encoding AI-2E family transporter encodes the protein MNLSKGYLLALVTIFAYLTWQLVVPFLQYVLLAVLLGFVLFPLQKRLEGHVSPAIAAFSLVGLAVVGFIVPFVLVAAVIAEDAANIVQRLDSDTVQLDELERIIQDRTGMSVDLVGTAADSTQQVGTIVLEQATAWFSAVTHAVIGFGLALFLLYYLLKEGEELMGWIRSITPLPSDVQDDLYGELDEVMWAVMAGHVLIAIIQGVIAGLGLFAVGIPNAAFWTFVMVILALVPLIGAPLVWGPAAIYLFLTGQPALAVALTVYSTIIVGVSDDYLRPIVVDRYAEISPAVIIVGVLGGIYAFGVMGLFFGPVIVGALIAVLEVVDGNYDRLEGESGTT
- a CDS encoding ribose 1,5-bisphosphate isomerase; amino-acid sequence: MADEHPGVETVVETTAEDIAEMEIRGAATIADAAAEALAVQADRSDAATPAAFRAQLRAAARRLYETRPTAVSLPNALRYVLQGMDGETVAELRKSTIDRAEEFQDELEQAQERLGEVGANRLRDGDVVMTHCHSTDALSCVEAAIDAGKHVEAIVKETRPRKQGHITARQLREWDVPVTLVVDNAARRYLDDADHVLVGADSIAADGSVINKIGTSGLAVNARERGVPVMVAAQTIKLHPDTMTGHTVAIEMRDETEVLSEAERADITGGDPADEGLVVENPGFDVTPPRYVDAIVTERGQFPPESVVTLMRELFGDTTGEPWEA